The genomic interval CTGGGGCTGCACCAGACGGCCGCGGGACACATGAACGTCGGACAGCTCGCGGCCTACTTCGCGACCGCGACGCTCGTGGTGGGGCCCACGCGCTCGCTCGGCATGCTGTTCGGCCAGGCCGTGAACACGTCCACCGCGCTCGAGCGGCACTTCGAGGTGATGGACGAGCCCAACACGATCACCTCCCCCTCCCATCCGGCGCCCGTGGACCTCTCCGCGGCCCGCGGCGACCTGCGCCTGTCGGGAGTGCACTTCCGCTACCCCGACGCCCCCGCCACCAAGAACGACGGGCGCGAGAACCCCGACATCATCGACGGGGCGACCCTGCACGTGCGCCCGGGCGAGACGATGGCGCTCGTCGGCGTGACCGGCTGCGGCAAGTCCACCCTGCTGCAGCTCGTCCCCCGCCTGTACGACAGGACGAGCGGCTCCATCACGATCGACGGGACCGACATCCGCGACATGTCGCTCACGGACCTGCGCACCCTCACCGCGATCGCCTTCGAGGACGCCACCCTGTTCTCCGACTCGGTGCGCACCAACGTGCTGATCGGCACCGATCCGGCTCTGCCCGCCGCGCGGCAGGAGGAGATCCTGGCCGAGGCGCTCAGCACCGCCGACGCGACGTTCGCCGAGGACCTGCCCGAGGGCGTCGACACCCGCATCGGCGAGGAGGGCCTGAGCCTGTCCGGCGGGCAGCGCCAGCGGCTCGCCCTCGCGCGCGCCGTCGCCGCTCACCCCGCGGTCCTGCTGCTCGACGACCCGCTCTCGGCGCTCGACACCCGCACCGAGGAGCGCGTCACCGAGCGCCTGCGCGAGGTGCTCGTCGGCACCACGACGCTCATCGTCGCGCACCGCACCTCGACGGTCGCGCTCGCCGACCGGGTCGCGCTGATGGACCGCGGCCGGATCGTGTCCGTGGGGACCCACACCGAGCTCATGGCGTCCTCGGCGCTGTACCGGTACGTG from Brachybacterium huguangmaarense carries:
- a CDS encoding ABC transporter ATP-binding protein: MLTPMARLWQTVRPIRWRLFGGLLSAMTASIVSLLIPQVLEAMINRLNTSATSATVLTAGAIVLGLGLIEAGLIWARRIFAVIPATQAEKDMRVRFYAKVQDMPVAFHDRWGSGQLLSRVMSDINAIRRWVAFGMIMMVTSAVTIVVGIVLLFRSSTLLALVFLAAAIPVAIISYSFSRRYHYLSRLSQDQNGDLATTIEQSVQGIRVLKAFGRGPTALEAFSGQADELRRTEVAKATSMARFDMSMFMLPELALGIALFLGLHQTAAGHMNVGQLAAYFATATLVVGPTRSLGMLFGQAVNTSTALERHFEVMDEPNTITSPSHPAPVDLSAARGDLRLSGVHFRYPDAPATKNDGRENPDIIDGATLHVRPGETMALVGVTGCGKSTLLQLVPRLYDRTSGSITIDGTDIRDMSLTDLRTLTAIAFEDATLFSDSVRTNVLIGTDPALPAARQEEILAEALSTADATFAEDLPEGVDTRIGEEGLSLSGGQRQRLALARAVAAHPAVLLLDDPLSALDTRTEERVTERLREVLVGTTTLIVAHRTSTVALADRVALMDRGRIVSVGTHTELMASSALYRYVIANQEQEAARNRDIETMTGELELQAVRDAALATIEDGAEGSDAPATGGEAR